From Nicotiana tabacum cultivar K326 chromosome 22, ASM71507v2, whole genome shotgun sequence, one genomic window encodes:
- the LOC107779107 gene encoding cytochrome P450 71A9-like isoform X1 — translation MKFLLVVASLFLFVFLILSATKRKSKAKKLPPGPRKLPVIGNLLQIGKLPHRSLQKLSNEYGDFIFLQLGSVPTVVVSSAGIAREIFRTQDLVFSGRPALYAGKRFSYNCCNVSFAPYGNYWREARKILVLELLSTKRVQSFEAIRDEEVSSLVQIICSSLSSPVNISTLALSLANNVVCRVAFGKGSDEGGNDYGERKFHEILFETQELLGEFNVADYFPGMAWINKINGLDERLEKNFRELDKFYDKIIEDHLNSSSWMKQRDDEDVIDVLLRIQKDPNQEIPLKDDHIKGLLADIFIAGTDTSSTTIEWAMSELIKNPRVLRKAQEEVREVAKGKQKVQESDLCKLEYLKLVIKETLRLHPPAPLLVPRVTTASCKIMEYEIPADTRVLINSTAIGTDPKYWENPLTFLPERFLDKEIDYRGKNFELLPFGAGRRGCPGINFSIPLVELALANLLFHYNWSLPEGMLAKDVDMEEALGITMHKKSPLCLVASHYTC, via the exons ATGAAGTTCCTTTTAGTGGTAgcttctctctttctctttgttttcctAATATTATCGGCCACAAAGAGGAAAAGCAAAGCAAAAAAGCTCCCTCCAGGTCCAAGGAAACTGCCCGTAATAGGAAACCTTCTTCAAATTGGAAAATTACCTCATCGTTCACTTCAAAAACTTTCTAATGAATATGGGGATTTCATTTTCTTGCAATTAGGTTCTGTCCCAACTGTGGTTGTCTCTTCAGCTGGCATTGCCCGAGAGATCTTTAGAACTCAAGACCTTGTTTTCTCAGGCCGTCCTGCTTTGTATGCTGGCAAAAGGTTTAGTTACAATTGCTGTAACGTGTCTTTTGCACCCTACG GTAATTACTGGAGAGAGGCTAGGAAAATTCTAGTCTTGGAGTTGCTAAGTACAAAGAGAGTACAAAGTTTCGAGGCAATTCGAGACGAGGAAGTAAGTAGTTTGGTTCAAATTATTTGTAGTTCCTTGAGCTCACCTGTTAACATAAGCACATTAGCACTATCCTTGGCAAATAACGTTGTTTGTCGAGTGGCTTTTGGGAAAGGGAGTGATGAAGGAGGAAATGATTATGGGGAGAGGAAGTTTCATGAAATTCTTTTTGAGACACAAGAATTATTGGGTGAGTTTAATGTTGCTGATTATTTTCCTGGGATGGCATGGATTAACAAAATAAATGGGCTAGATGAAAGATTGGAAAAGAATTTTAGGGAATTGGATAAGTTTTATGACAAAATAATAGAAGATCATCTTAATTCAAGTAGCTGGATGAAACAAAGGGATGATGAAGACGTTATTGATGTATTGCTTCGAATCCAAAAGGACCCAAACCAAGAAATTCCTCTCAAAGATGATCATATTAAGGGCCTTCTTGCG GATATATTCATAGCTGGAACTGATACATCATCAACAACCATAGAATGGGCAATGTCAGAACTCATAAAAAATCCAAGAGTCTTGAGAAAAGCTCAAGAGGAAGTTAGAGAAGTTGCCAAGGGAAAACAAAAGGTCCAAGAAAGCGATCTTTGCAAACTCGAATACTTGAAATTGGTCATCAAAGAAACCCTTAGATTACACCCACCAGCCCCATTACTAGTCCCTCGAGTAACAACAGCCAGCTGCAAAATAATGGAATACGAAATTCCAGCAGATACAAGAGTCCTTATCAACTCGACAGCAATTGGGACGGATCCAAAATATTGGGAAAATCCATTGACATTCTTGCCAGAGAGATTCTTGGATAAGGAGATTGATTACAGAGGCAAAAATTTTGAGTTGTTGCCATTTGGGGCAGGGAGAAGAGGGTGTCCAGGAATTAATTTTTCAATACCACTTGTTGAGCTTGCACTTGCTAATCTATTGTTTCATTATAATTGGTCACTTCCTGAAGGGATGCTAGCTAAGGATGTTGATATGGAAGAAGCTTTGGGGATTACCATGCACAAGAAATCTCCCCTTTGCTTAGTAGCTTCTCATTATACTTGTTGA
- the LOC107779107 gene encoding cytochrome P450 71A9-like (The RefSeq protein has 2 substitutions, 1 frameshift compared to this genomic sequence) — protein MKFLLVVASLFLFVFLILSATKRKSKAKKLPPGPRKLPVIGNLLQIGKLPHRSLQKLSNEYGDFIFLQLGSVPTVVVFSAGIAREIFRTQDLVFSGRPALYAGKRFSYNCCNVSFAPYGNYWREARKILVLELLSTKRVQSFEAIRDEEVSSLVQIICSSLSSPVNISTLALSLANNVVCRVAFGKGSDEGGNDYGERKFHEILFETQELLGEFNVADYFPGMAWINKINGLDERLEKNFRELDKFYDKIIEDHLNSSSWMKQRDDEDVIDVLLRIQKDPNQEIPLKDDHIKGLLADIFIAGTDTSSTTIEWAMSELIKNPRVLRKAQEEVREVAKGKQKVQESDLCKLEYLKLVIKETLRLHPPAPLLVPRVTTASCKIMEYEIPADTRVLINSTAIGTDPKYWENPLTFLPERFLDKEIDYRGKNFELLPFGAGRRGCPGINFSIPLVELALANLLFHYNWSLPEGMLPKDVDMEEALGITMHKKSPLCLVASHYNLL, from the exons ATGAAGTTCCTTTTAGTGGTAgcttctctctttctctttgttttcctAATATTATCGGCCACAAAGAGGAAAAGCAAAGCAAAAAAGCTCCCTCCAGGTCCAAGGAAACTGCCCGTAATAGGAAACCTTCTTCAAATTGGAAAATTACCTCATCGTTCACTTCAAAAACTTTCTAATGAATATGGGGATTTCATTTTCTTGCAATTAGGTTCTGTCCCAACTGTGGTTGTCTCTTCAGCTGGCATTGCCCGAGAGATCTTTAGAACTCAAGACCTTGTTTTCTCAGGCCGTCCTGCTTTGTATGCTGGCAAAAGGTTTAGTTACAATTGCTGTAACGTGTCTTTTGCACCCTACG GTAATTACTGGAGAGAGGCTAGGAAAATTCTAGTCTTGGAGTTGCTAAGTACAAAGAGAGTACAAAGTTTCGAGGCAATTCGAGACGAGGAAGTAAGTAGTTTGGTTCAAATTATTTGTAGTTCCTTGAGCTCACCTGTTAACATAAGCACATTAGCACTATCCTTGGCAAATAACGTTGTTTGTCGAGTGGCTTTTGGGAAAGGGAGTGATGAAGGAGGAAATGATTATGGGGAGAGGAAGTTTCATGAAATTCTTTTTGAGACACAAGAATTATTGGGTGAGTTTAATGTTGCTGATTATTTTCCTGGGATGGCATGGATTAACAAAATAAATGGGCTAGATGAAAGATTGGAAAAGAATTTTAGGGAATTGGATAAGTTTTATGACAAAATAATAGAAGATCATCTTAATTCAAGTAGCTGGATGAAACAAAGGGATGATGAAGACGTTATTGATGTATTGCTTCGAATCCAAAAGGACCCAAACCAAGAAATTCCTCTCAAAGATGATCATATTAAGGGCCTTCTTGCG GATATATTCATAGCTGGAACTGATACATCATCAACAACCATAGAATGGGCAATGTCAGAACTCATAAAAAATCCAAGAGTCTTGAGAAAAGCTCAAGAGGAAGTTAGAGAAGTTGCCAAGGGAAAACAAAAGGTCCAAGAAAGCGATCTTTGCAAACTCGAATACTTGAAATTGGTCATCAAAGAAACCCTTAGATTACACCCACCAGCCCCATTACTAGTCCCTCGAGTAACAACAGCCAGCTGCAAAATAATGGAATACGAAATTCCAGCAGATACAAGAGTCCTTATCAACTCGACAGCAATTGGGACGGATCCAAAATATTGGGAAAATCCATTGACATTCTTGCCAGAGAGATTCTTGGATAAGGAGATTGATTACAGAGGCAAAAATTTTGAGTTGTTGCCATTTGGGGCAGGGAGAAGAGGGTGTCCAGGAATTAATTTTTCAATACCACTTGTTGAGCTTGCACTTGCTAATCTATTGTTTCATTATAATTGGTCACTTCCTGAAGGGATGCTAGCTAAGGATGTTGATATGGAAGAAGCTTTGGGGATTACCATGCACAAGAAATCTCCCCTTTGCTTAGTAGCTTCTCATTA CTTGTTGAGA